Part of the Halomarina litorea genome is shown below.
CCGAGGCCCACGTCGGTCGCCACCCCGTCGAGGTAGTGGTCGCGTGCGCGCGCGGCCAGACGCTCCTCCGCCTCGACGGTAGACTCGACGGTGACCGCCGCGTTGTCGGGTTCGACGACGGCAACGAGGTCCGCGGAGGCGCGCGCGAACTCCCGAATCGCCGCCGTCGGGTCCGGCAGGTTCACCAGGAGTGCCTGACAGACCACGAGGTCCGCCGTCCCGTCGCGCACGGGCAGCGAGAGCGCGTCCCCCCGGACGGGTTCGACGGGGGCGGGCACTTCCCCCAGAAGGTCCGGGTCGCGGTCGACGCCGACCACGCGGGCCTCGCTCGCCTCCGCCGCCAGCACCACCGACAGTTCGCCCGTCCCACAGCCCACGTCCACGATTACCTCGCGGTCGGGGAGCGAGAGCGGTTCGAGGGCCGCCCGCTCGCCCTCGGCCCACATCCCGCGGCGGGTGTCGCGCAGGTACTCGGCGGAGAAGCGTCGCATCTGCCCTCGATGGGACGCGGGGCGTGAAAACGGGTGCGGTCGGCCGCCGCGGTCACTCCTCGCGGAGTTGGCGAACCCGCTCGATGTTCCACTCGAAGCTCTTGCCGTCCTCGGTGGGCGTCTCCAGCACCAGCGGAACGTCCGCCAGTTCGGGGTGGTTGAGGAGCGTCTCCATCCCCTCGACCCCGATCTCGCCCTCGCCGATGTGGGCGTGTTCGTCCTTGTTCGTCCCGCAGGCGTGCTTGGAGTCGTTGAGGTGGATACAGCGCAGGTGCTCCAGTCCGACCACGTCGTCGAACTCCTCGACGGTGTCCTTCACGCCCTTCGCCGTCGAGAGGTCGTAGCCCGCGGCGAAGGTGTGGGCAGTGTCCACACAGACGTCGAGGTCCTGGTCGCTCTCTTCGAGGACGTACGCGAGGTGTTCGAAGTCGCCGCCGAGTTTCGTCCCGCTGCCGGCGTCGGACTCGATGAGGACGGTGACGCCCTCGGGAATCGACAACTCGTCGAGGACGCTCACGGCGTTGTCGAGGCCGGCCTCGACGCCCGCGCCGGTGTGCGCCCCGAGGTGGACGTTGACGAACTCGATGCCGAGTTTGTCGGCGGCGTCGACCTCCTTCTGCATCGAATCGAGGGACTTCGCGCGGAGGTCCTCCTTCGGCGTACAGAGGTTGACGAGGTAGGAGGTGTGGACGACCCACGGGCCGTCGAGGTGTTCCGCCGTCGTCTCGCGGAACGCCTCGGCCTCCTCGTCGCCGACGTTCGGGTCCTGCCAGACCTGCGGCGAGTGGGTGAATATCTGCCCGCAGTTCCCGCCGACGGCGCGTTCGTTCCCGACGGCGTTGTCGATGCCGCCGGCGATGGACACGTGTGCTCCGACGCGTAGCATACCGGAGGCTGGCGACAGGCGCTCAAAGGGACTTCGAAGCCCGGGCCGCGTATCGGGTCCCGATTTCCGAGGGGGGTATTTGTACCACTGATACGTTATCGAACACATGACTGATGCGGACGGACTCGCGGTGGGGGAGCGGGCCCCCGACGTCTCGGGGTCGCTCGTCCGGCCCGACGGGCCGGTCGAGGAGACGGCGCTGACGGCGTTGCTCGCCGACGGGCCGGTGCTGCTGGCGTTCTACACGAACGACTTCAGCCCGGACTGCACGAGGGAGTGGTGTGCGTTCCGGGACTACGAGTGGTTCGCCGTCGACGGCGCGGTGCAGGTCGTCGGCGTGAGTCGCTCGCGCGTCGGCACCCACCGGAAGTTCATCGACCACCTCGGGCTCTCCTTCCCGCTGTTCGCGGACACGGACCTCGCGATGGCGCGTGCCTTCGACGTCGACTACCGCACCTTCGGGGTGTTCGCCCGGTCCCGCCGTTCGACGTTCCTCGTTGGCACCGACCGGACGGTGCGACACGTGTGGCTCGGCGACCACGCCCTCGACCCGACGCTCGACCGACCGGACATGGCCGAACTGCGCGCGGCCATCGAACGGGAGTTCGGCGACTCGCCCACCGATGACGACCACGCGGCGTTCCGGGCCGCCTGGGAGACCGACTGACTCGACCCTCTCGCGTCAGTCGAGTGGGTCGACCCTGTCGCGGTTCCACGCCTCGCTGCCGAACTTCCCGGTCGCGATCTCCTCGGCCCGCTCCAGTTCGGCGTCGGTCCAGGTCCCCTCCTCGGCGCCGGCCCACGCCGCGAGCGCCTCCTCCAGCGCCGCGACGGCCTCCCCGCGGGTGACCTCGCCGTGTTCGTCGATGCCCGTCACGCGTTCGCGGACCTCCGCGGGCGTGAGACCGGGGTCGACGAAACAGCCGAGGGTCCGCTCGGGCGTCGCCGAGTAGGTGAGTGACCCGTGCTGGATGACGCTGTCCCGGCGGCGGTACTGGGCGTTTCCCGAGAGCTTCCGGCCCCGGTAGACCACGTCGTGGGCGGGGTGGAGTTCCCGCAGGTAGCAGGCGGGGTGGTACAGTTCGGGGTACGACTCCTCGGCGAACCCGGCGGAGACGCCCATCGCGGCGCAGGCGTCGAACAGGGGCCGACAGAGCAGTTCGTACGTCTCCATCAGGTCGCCCGGCAACTCGGCGGCGGGGGCGATGGTCGAGTAGGAGATGTCGCCGCGGGTGTCGTGGTAGATGCCGCCGCCGCCGGTGGGTCGCCGGACCACGTCGATACTCTCCCGGTCGCAGTACTCCCAGTCGATGTCGGCGGGGTCGTTCCGGTAGCCCAGCGAGAGGGTGCTCGGGTTCCACTGGTAGACCCTGACCGTCCGTGGCCCGCCCGCGGCGGCCGTCTCGGCGGCGACGGCGTCCAGCGCCATGCACATCGGTCCCGGCAACGACTCCTCGCGGACCAGTCGCCACTCCCGGTCGGCGAGTGGTCCCGCGGTTCCCGCGTCGTCCGTCGCCATGTCCGACGATTCGCCCGGCCACGGATAGCGGTTGTGGGGCGGGCGCGGGAGACGAGGTACCCGTTTTGGTCGCTCGGCCCCTCCCTCACGCATGGACGAACGCACCTTCCGCGTCGAGAGGATGGGCTGTACCGGCTGTGAGCGGAGCGTCGAGACGGCCCTCCGGCGGGTCGACGGCGTCGAGACGGTCGACGCGGACTTCCACACCCGGACCGTCGCGGTCACGGTCGACGAGCACGTCGACGAGGCCACCCTCCTGACCGCCATCGAACACACCGGCTACGAGGCGACGCCTGCCAACCCCGAGAGCGCGTGAGTCGGTCTCACGCGACCAGCTAAAGACTCTTTTAGCGAGAACTTATCCGACGCGCACTCGCACTGGAGGTATGGACGCAGAGGACACGGTCGTCAAGACCGGGACGACGACGGTCGGCCTCACCACGGCCGACGGTGTCGTCCTCGCGGCGGACCGGCGCGCCTCGCTGGGCGGGCGGTTCGTCTCGAACAAGAACGCGGTGAAGATCGAACAGGTCCACCCCCGCGCGGCGGTGACGATGTCCGGGTCAGTCGGCGGCGCACAGGACTTCATCCGACAGTTGCGCGTCGAGGCGGACCTCTACGAGACGCGCCGCGGGCGCGAGATGAGCATGGACGCCCTCGCCCGACTCGCGGGGAACCTCCTCCGCGGCAAGCCCGCCAGCCCCCTCCTCGGCGGCGTCGAACGCGATGGAACGCCCCGTGTCTTCTCGGTGGACGGCGCGGGCGGCGTCCTCGAAGACGCCTACGGCGCGACGGGGAGCGGGATGACCGTCGCGACGGGCGCGCTCGAACGCCTCTACCGCGAGGACCTCTCGCTCGCGGAGGGCGTGGAGGTGGCTGCCGAGGCCGTCGCCGCCGCCAGCGAGCGCGACACCGCATCCGGTAACGGTATCACCGTCGCGCGTCTCACCGCCGACAGCGTGGACATCGAGAGCTACGACGACGCGAACGAGGTTCTCCAACAATGATGGGCAACAGCGACCGACAGGCGTACGACCGCAACAGCAACATCTTCTCGCCGGACGGGCGACTCTACCAGGTCGAGTACGCCCGCGAGGCGGTCAAACAGGGCAGTCCGAGCGTCGGCATCCGGACCGAGGACGGCGTCGTCCTCGCGGCCACCCGCCGCGTGCGCTCGAAACTCCTCGAACCCCGCAGCGTCGAGAAGCTCCACAAGGTCGACGACCACCACGGTGTCGCCAGCGCCGGGCACGTCGCCGACGCCCGCCAACTGGTCGACCAGGCCCGCCGCGCGGCGCAGGTCGAACGCCTGCGCTACGGCGAGCCCATCACCACCGAACAGCTCACCACCGAGGTCAGCGAACACATCCAGGAGTACACCCAGTCCGGCGGGACGCGCCCGTTCGGCGCGGCGCTCCTCATCGCCGGCTTCAGCGAGGAGGGGCCGCGCCTGTTCGAGACGGACCCCTCGGGGACCGCCATCGAGTGGCGCGCCACCGCCATCGGCGGGGGTAGCGAGGGAATCCAGTCCGACCTCGAAGAGCAGTACGACGAGGCGATGGGCATCGAGGACGCCGTCGCCCTCGCCCGTGACGTGCTGACCGACGACGAGTCGGAGGACGAGGAGGACGACGGCCTCGGGGGCATCGCCGTCGTCGTCATCACCGAGGACGGGTTCGAGGAGCGCGACTCGAACGAGCACGGCGAGTGAGAGCCGCGGAACGCTGAGCGGGGAGTTGAGCGACCCGCGAGGAGCGAGACGTCGAGTAGCGAAGCCTCGGAAGAATCGAGCGGTCATCCGACTGACGCCCGTTCTCGAACGCGACTGTCCCTCCTAGCTCGCCGTCCCCGCCGCGTACTCCTCGTACTCGACGACGCTCCCGTCGGCCCCCACGAGGAGTTCGAGTCCGTCGCCGTCGAGTTCCGTCGCCACCCGGACGCACCACGGGTCGTCCGAGAGGACGCCCTCGGTCCACTCCGGTCCGACGTTCCAGATGGGTCGCTCGCGCACGTCGACCGAGTGATCGTGGTAGAACGAGACGACGGCGGGATGGTCGAGCACGGCGAGCGTCACCGGACAGCGCATCGCGTACCCGCAGGCCGCACACTCCAGTTCGAGGCGGACCGGCCGCGACGGGTCCGCGTCGTCGTCCATCTCGTCTCCTTCTTCCCGGGCGTACTCGACGCGCGAGTCGCTCGCGCCGCCACACTCCGGGCAACTGCCCCGGGTCATCAGCGCCACGCGGTGGCGGTGGAGGCGGTCGAACGCCGCCGGGAGGGAGTCGTCGTCGTGGCTCCGGTGGCCGCCGGGCGGGAACGACAGCGAGAGCACGTCGCGCTCGCAGGCGGTACAGGAGACGGCGACGGTGTTGTCGGCCGCGCCGGCCACGAGCGTCTCCCCGTCGCAGAACGGACAGGGGTCGCCGACCGGGACCGGGTCGCGGTCCACGCTGTCGGTGTACGCGCCGGAGACGATGGCGCGGGCGACCCGGAGGCCCGCGTCGGTGAACGTGTAGCCGCCCTCGACCTCCCGCAGGTAGTGGTCGGTGAGTTGGCGGAGGTGGTAGGCGAACCCGGCCGTCGTGTCCGCCCCCGACGCCTCGAATAGCTCCGAGAAGGTCCGCGTCCGCGGTGCGACCTCGTTTCCAACCCCCTCCTCGCCCTCGGGGGAGAGGAGGGCCGCGAGGACGCGCACCCGCGTCTCGTTGCCGAGGGGGGCGAACGCCTCGCTGGGGTCGACGGCCGACGCCTCGTCGGGGAGGGCACCCCCCGCGTCTTCGGGCCCGACGTCGACCCCGGACTCGGCGGCGACGCCCCCCGCTCGTTCGCTCATGACTCCTCTTATTCCGTCCTGTCGGATAAACCGTCCCCCGATGTGGGGTGGGGCACGGACTCGGCGTGGTTCCCGAGGGGTCTCCACTCGGCCTCGATACTCGCTTCCGAACCTCGTCGCTCGCGGCTCCCGCACGGGTCACCGTTCGCATTCTCGCGGTTCTCGTTCGCTCGCGCTCACTCCGAACCGCGCTACTCCTCACGGCTCCCTCCGTTCGCCGTTCAGATTCTCCGAGGCCTTCCCGCTGGTCAGGCCTCGCTACTCGCTCCGAATCTCGTCGCTCGCGGCTTCGCCGCTCGCCTCACCGAGATTCTCACACCCTCCGGTCGTTCCGAATCTCGAACTCCATCTCCGTCGCGATTCGCTCCGCCGTCTCCCGGTCGACCAGTCGCTCCACGAGGTGCAGGGCGAGGTCGATACCCGACGTGACGCCGCCGGCGGTGACCACGTCGTCGTCGTCCACGACCCGGTCCTCCCTGACCTCCACGTCGAACTCGCGCAGGTCGTCGAGCGCGCCGTGGTGGGTGACGGCGGGACGGCCGTCGAGGACGCCGCCGTGCGCGAGAATCATGCCCCCGGTGCAGACGGAGGCGACGGTAGCGCCCTCCTCGTGGGCGCGGGCGGCCGCCTCTGGCAGGTCGCCGCGTTCGACCTCCGACCACGCGCCGGCCGAACTCCGGTCGTTCCACCCGCCGCCGGGGACGACGAGGAGGTCCGGGTCGTCGAGGACCCCGTCGACGCCGACGCGGAGGCCGTGACTCGCGGTCACCGTCTCCCGCGGTTCGAGCGTCACGAGCGAGACGGTCAGGTCGGCTCCATACCGGGCGGCGTTGGCGAACACCTCGAACGGGCCGACGGCGTCGAGTTCGTCGAACCCCTCGTAGAGCACTATCTGGACGTCGGTTTCCGTCATGGGCGGCGCTTGGCGGGGGGAGGGCTTAGCTGGTCGCGTCCGCGGGGGTCCACGAGTCACGAGTCGTGAGTCGCGAGCGGTGACACGCGCGTCACCACCTGACCCGCGTGTCCGCGCCGACTGAAGTACCGCGAGGGCGTAGGCGGGGTATGACGAGTACGCCACCGCCGATTCCGGGCATCCACCACGTCACTTGCATCGCGGGCGACCCGCAGGAGAACTACGAGTTCTACACCGACACGCTCGGTCTCAGGCTGGTCAAGCGGAGCGTCAACCAGGACGACCCGACCACCTACCACCTGTTCTACGCGGACGCCGAGGGGTCGCCGGGGTCGAGCATGACGTTCTTCCCGTGGGAGGGGATGCAGTCGGGACGGGTCGGTGCCGGGCAGGTGAGCACCACCGCGTTCCGCGTCCCCGAGGGGTCGCTCGACTTCTGGCTCGACCGTTTCGAGGAACAGGGCGTGGACCACGACGCGCCGGTGAAACGGTTCGGGGAGCGCGTCCTCCCGTTCCGCGACCCGGACGGCCTGCCCCTCGAACTCGTCGAGGGTCCGGACGCGGGCGTGCCGTGGACCGAGTCGGTGCCCGAGGAGGCCGCGATTCGGGGGTTCCACGGTGTCGCCCTCGCCGTCCGCGACGTGGGTCCGACGGCCGAACTCCTGCGGACCATGGGCTACACCGAGGTGGACGGCGAGGCGGCGGACGACCGAACGCGCTTCGAGTCCTCGGGCGACCTCGGAGCGGTCGTGGACCTCGTGCCCACCGACAGGGAGGGGACGCAGGGCTACGGCACGGTCCACCACGTCGCGTTCCGGACTCCCACGGACGAGGACCAGGCGGCGTGGCGCGACTCCCTGACGGACCTCGGCTTCCAGCCGACGCCCGTCATCGACCGCGAGTGGTTCCACTCGGTGTACTTCCGCGGCGGCACGCGCGAGGCGAACACCGGTGGTGTCCTGTTCGAACTCGCGACCCACGAACCGGGCTACACGGTCGACGAACCTCTCGACGAACTGGGGTCGTCGCTCGTCCTCCCCCCGAAGTTCGAGTCGATGCGCTCGCAGATAGAAGCCGCCCTCCAGCCACTCTCGACGGACGACTGACGCCGCCCGGGTCGCCCGTCCCGGGGAGCTATTACGCCCCGGGCGGACTCACTCGCATGACCGACCACACCGTCGAACTGTCCCTCTCCGCCGAGGAGTACGACCGTCTGACCGACGTCGCCGACGACCCCGAGGCGTTCGTCCGGGCGGCGACCCTCGACCGGGTCGAACAGGAGGAGTCCGTCGCGTTCACGCAGGCGGGCGGGTTCCGCGAGGCCGACCCGGAAGACCGGGCCACCGACTCGGACGTGCCCCGCCCCCCGGTAGCGGCACTCGTCGGCTTCGACATCGAGTCGATGGGCGACGGCGAGTCGCTGGTCACGTTCGAGGCGGGCCCCGAACACGCCAACCCGATGGGGACGCTCCACGGCGGCATCCTCTGTGACGTGGGCGACGCGGCGATGGGAGTCGCCTACGCGAGCACCCTCGGCCCCGAGGAGTCGTTCACCACGCTCGAACTCGACGTCAACTACCTCCGGCCCGTGTGGGACGCGCGACTGGAGGCGACCGGACGGGTCGTCTCCGGGGGGCGGACCATCGGCCTCGTCGAGTGCGACGTCCACGACGAGGAGGGCCGTCTGGTCGCCCGCCTCTCCAGTACCTGTATGACCCTGCGCGGGGAGGGCGCGGCGGGACGATAACCCCCGGCCTCCGCCGTGGGAACCCGCGGCAAGGTTATCTCGTCCGGGCGGCTAGCACGGCCGTGGCAAAAAAGGACTTCAGTGACGTCACCGGCCTCCCGGACGACCTCGGCATCGGGGACGACCTCGCTCGCGCGGAACAGCACCTCACGGTCCGCGTCGAGTCGCGCCGCTACGGCAAGCCCATGACCATCGTCGAGGGGTTCGAAGACGACAGCGTCGACCTCCGGGAACTCGCGTCGACGCTGAAACGCCGCCTCGCGACCGGCGGCACCGTCGACGGCGGGCACATCGAACTGCAGGGAGACCACGCCGCCCGCCTCCCCGACGTCCTCCGCGAGGAGGGCTTTCAGGTCGACTGACTCACTCGCCCGCCCGGTGGACGGTGACGGCCAGTCGTCCGTCGAAGCGCCAGCGAGCGACCGGCGACTCGCGGTCGAACCGCGCCGGGACGCCGACGGTCTCGCCGTCGAACGTCTGTTCGTAGGTCTCGCCCTCCTCGGCGCTCAGGACGCCGTCGGCGAACGCGCGGACCGGCTCAGGAACTGTCTCGCTCATGTCACCCCGTTGGTCCGCCTGCCCGATAGCCGTTGGCCCGCCGCGCGCCGGCCGGTCGTCTCCGGGAGACGACTCTCCCGAATCCGAGCATTTCGTATCGCGCTCGGTGGTTTATCCGGCCGACACGCGGGGCTTTTACTCGCTGACCGTGAATCGGGGGTATGGTGCGGAACGTCGCGGAGTTCTTCCGCGAACTCGAACCCGAGGACTTCTATCTGCTCTCCGGGCTGGAACACGGGATGCGGTTCTCGCGGTGGGTCGACCGCGACCGCCTGACCGAGTTCGCTCGCCTCGACGGTGAGGAGGTCGACTACCGACTGGACCGGTGTGAGGACCGCGGCCTGGTCGAGCGCAAGACCATCCAGTATCAGGGCTTCCGGCTCACCTTCGAGGGGTACGACGCCCTCGCCCTGCGGACGTTCGCCGAACGCGACACCATCGAGGGGTTCGGCGCGCCCCTCGGGGTGGGCAAGGAGAGCGACGTCTACGAGGTGCGCTCGTACAAGCCGCTGGCGCTGAAGTTCCACCGCGAGGGCTACACCAACTTCCGGGAAGTCAGGAAGGAACGGGAGTACACCGCCGACAACCAGCACGTCTCGTGGTTCTACACGGCTCGGAAGGCCGCAGAACGGGAGTACGAGGTGCTGGAAGCGCTCTATCCCGACGTCCGGGTCCCCCGGCCCATCGACCAGAACCGCCACGCCATCGTCATGGAACAGTTGGGCGGCGTCGAACTCTCGAAGGCGGGACTGGACGACAGGCAGGTGGTGGGCGTCCTCGACCTCGTCCTCGACGAGGTGGACGGCGCGTACCGCGCGGGCTACGTCCACGCCGACATGAGCGAGTACAACGTCTCGGTGGACACCGACGGCGTCACCGTGTTCGACTGGCCCCAGGCCGTCGCCACGGACCACGAGAACGCCGACGAACTGCTGGACCGCGACCTGGAGAACCTCCTGCGCTACTTCGAGCGCAAGTACCCTCAGCAGGTCGACGACCCGGACCTTGCCGCCCTCGCGACGGCAATCCGTGACGGGGAGTTCGAGTCGGTCCGCGCGTTCCTCTGACCCGCGGACTGTCCCGTGCGGCGCGCACCTAGGCTTATCGGCCCCTCGGAGGTAGGTTCGGACGAACATGACCGACGACCTCACCGAAGCGCCGACGCTCGCCCGCGAGGACTTCCTGACGCTCGACGACCCCTACTTCACGCGCGACAACGTCGCCCTCGTCACCGGCGGCGGGTCGGGCATCGGGCAGGCCGTCGCCCTCGGGATGGCCGAGAACGGCCTCACCGCTCTCGCCACCGACATCGACGAAGAGGGCCTCGAAGCGACCGCCGAGAAGGCCGATGACCTCGGTATCGAGGGCGTCCACACCGTCGAGGGCGACCTGACCAGCGACGAGGACATGGACGCCATCGTCGAGGAGGCCGCCTCGCTCGGCGACATCAAGTTCCTCGTCAATATCGCGGGCCTGCAACACGTCGCGCCCATCGAGGACTTCCCGATGGAGCAGTACGACCTGATGCACGACGCGATGCTCCGCGCGCCCCTCTACCTCACCAAGCGCTGTCTGCCCCACATCCGCGACAGCGAGGACGGCGTCGGCGCGGTCGGGAACATGTGTTCCATCCACGGCCACTACGTGACGAAGGACAAGGTGGCGTACAACATGGCGAAGTTCGGCCTCCGGGGTCTCACGCAGTCCATCGCCGCCGAGGGCGAGGGGAAGGTCCGCGCGTTCACCGTCTCCACCGCCTACGTGAAGACGCCTCTCGTGACGAACCAGATCGCCGACACCGCACAGGAGCGCGGCATCTCGGAGGAGGAAGTAGTCGAGGACGTGATGCTCGGGCAGGCCCGCGTCAAGGAGATGATGACGCCCGCCGAGGTGGCGAACCTGTTTACCTTCGCCTTCTCGGAGAACGGGAAGTACCTCGACGGCGGGGACCTCCTGTGGGACGGGGGGTACACCCTGACGTACGAGTAGTGCGAGGCGCGAGCGCCAGCGAGCGCCTCGAATGACGAACGGTGAGCGAAGCGAACCGTGAGTAAGGCGCGGTTCGGAGCGACCGGAAGGGGACGAGAAGCTCGAAGACACGAACGGCAACCGGAGTGAGCCGTGAGAAGAGCGCGGTTCGGGGGGCTCGAAGAGCCCGAGAACCGCGAGCAGGGCGAGCACAGCGAGCGCCTCGAACGCCGAACGGTGGGCCTCGCCTCCGGACCACACGGCGAGTTCGACACATCTCTCCTCGGAAACTTCCGAAATGACGTCTTCTGGAGCGCTAGCGTCTGACCACGGTTTTCGCGGGAGCGTCACCGACTGCCGCCGATAAACCACGAGCCGCGATATCAATCGAGTTCGTGACTGTCTCGGAGGGGGTATCTCTCCGTCGTCGGGAGCGGACGGACGCCCCTCGCACCAACCCGGTGGTCCGTTTATGCGACCTCCGTCCCACCTCCCGGTCGATGCTGTCCCCGTTCGTCTGGCCGGCCGTCGTCCTCGTCGCCGCCGTCGCCACGAGCGCGGGCGTCTGGGTGGCCCTCCGGCGCTACCGGCCGTCGCTCACCGCGAGCGGGTGTCTCGGCCTGTTCGTCGTGTTCGGGCAGACGCTCGACGGCCTCTCGACGCTCGTAGCCGTCGACGTGCTCTCCTTCACCGAGCGGGTGGCCGCCTCGCGGGCCGTCCTCGCGTTCGCGGGCGACCTGCCCGTTGCGCCAGTGCTCGGAACGGGGTGGCTGTTCGTCCTCGTGAAACTCGGCCTCGCGCTCGTGCTGGTCTCGCTCGTCCGTCCGGAACTGGAGGAGTCGCCCGCGGTCGGACGAGCGCTCCTGTTCGTCGCCGGGAGCGTCGGCTTCCTCCCGGGGGCAAGCAACCTCCTGCGGTTCCTCGCGGTCTGACAGGGCGGGTCACGGACCGTCTTCCT
Proteins encoded:
- a CDS encoding class I SAM-dependent methyltransferase encodes the protein MRRFSAEYLRDTRRGMWAEGERAALEPLSLPDREVIVDVGCGTGELSVVLAAEASEARVVGVDRDPDLLGEVPAPVEPVRGDALSLPVRDGTADLVVCQALLVNLPDPTAAIREFARASADLVAVVEPDNAAVTVESTVEAEERLAARARDHYLDGVATDVGLGAVPDRFEAAGLVDVETARYDFARTVEPPYTEADVAAARRKVSGSRLADQREVLTAGELDAEAYDALREEWKAMGREVAEAMAEGTYRRREVVPFFVTVGRGA
- a CDS encoding deoxyribonuclease IV → MLRVGAHVSIAGGIDNAVGNERAVGGNCGQIFTHSPQVWQDPNVGDEEAEAFRETTAEHLDGPWVVHTSYLVNLCTPKEDLRAKSLDSMQKEVDAADKLGIEFVNVHLGAHTGAGVEAGLDNAVSVLDELSIPEGVTVLIESDAGSGTKLGGDFEHLAYVLEESDQDLDVCVDTAHTFAAGYDLSTAKGVKDTVEEFDDVVGLEHLRCIHLNDSKHACGTNKDEHAHIGEGEIGVEGMETLLNHPELADVPLVLETPTEDGKSFEWNIERVRQLREE
- a CDS encoding peroxiredoxin, giving the protein MTDADGLAVGERAPDVSGSLVRPDGPVEETALTALLADGPVLLAFYTNDFSPDCTREWCAFRDYEWFAVDGAVQVVGVSRSRVGTHRKFIDHLGLSFPLFADTDLAMARAFDVDYRTFGVFARSRRSTFLVGTDRTVRHVWLGDHALDPTLDRPDMAELRAAIEREFGDSPTDDDHAAFRAAWETD
- a CDS encoding lipoate--protein ligase family protein yields the protein MATDDAGTAGPLADREWRLVREESLPGPMCMALDAVAAETAAAGGPRTVRVYQWNPSTLSLGYRNDPADIDWEYCDRESIDVVRRPTGGGGIYHDTRGDISYSTIAPAAELPGDLMETYELLCRPLFDACAAMGVSAGFAEESYPELYHPACYLRELHPAHDVVYRGRKLSGNAQYRRRDSVIQHGSLTYSATPERTLGCFVDPGLTPAEVRERVTGIDEHGEVTRGEAVAALEEALAAWAGAEEGTWTDAELERAEEIATGKFGSEAWNRDRVDPLD
- a CDS encoding heavy-metal-associated domain-containing protein; the protein is MDERTFRVERMGCTGCERSVETALRRVDGVETVDADFHTRTVAVTVDEHVDEATLLTAIEHTGYEATPANPESA
- a CDS encoding proteasome subunit beta, which encodes MDAEDTVVKTGTTTVGLTTADGVVLAADRRASLGGRFVSNKNAVKIEQVHPRAAVTMSGSVGGAQDFIRQLRVEADLYETRRGREMSMDALARLAGNLLRGKPASPLLGGVERDGTPRVFSVDGAGGVLEDAYGATGSGMTVATGALERLYREDLSLAEGVEVAAEAVAAASERDTASGNGITVARLTADSVDIESYDDANEVLQQ
- the psmA gene encoding archaeal proteasome endopeptidase complex subunit alpha, with product MMGNSDRQAYDRNSNIFSPDGRLYQVEYAREAVKQGSPSVGIRTEDGVVLAATRRVRSKLLEPRSVEKLHKVDDHHGVASAGHVADARQLVDQARRAAQVERLRYGEPITTEQLTTEVSEHIQEYTQSGGTRPFGAALLIAGFSEEGPRLFETDPSGTAIEWRATAIGGGSEGIQSDLEEQYDEAMGIEDAVALARDVLTDDESEDEEDDGLGGIAVVVITEDGFEERDSNEHGE
- a CDS encoding helix-turn-helix domain-containing protein, encoding MSERAGGVAAESGVDVGPEDAGGALPDEASAVDPSEAFAPLGNETRVRVLAALLSPEGEEGVGNEVAPRTRTFSELFEASGADTTAGFAYHLRQLTDHYLREVEGGYTFTDAGLRVARAIVSGAYTDSVDRDPVPVGDPCPFCDGETLVAGAADNTVAVSCTACERDVLSLSFPPGGHRSHDDDSLPAAFDRLHRHRVALMTRGSCPECGGASDSRVEYAREEGDEMDDDADPSRPVRLELECAACGYAMRCPVTLAVLDHPAVVSFYHDHSVDVRERPIWNVGPEWTEGVLSDDPWCVRVATELDGDGLELLVGADGSVVEYEEYAAGTAS
- a CDS encoding DJ-1/PfpI family protein; protein product: MTETDVQIVLYEGFDELDAVGPFEVFANAARYGADLTVSLVTLEPRETVTASHGLRVGVDGVLDDPDLLVVPGGGWNDRSSAGAWSEVERGDLPEAAARAHEEGATVASVCTGGMILAHGGVLDGRPAVTHHGALDDLREFDVEVREDRVVDDDDVVTAGGVTSGIDLALHLVERLVDRETAERIATEMEFEIRNDRRV
- a CDS encoding ring-cleaving dioxygenase, translating into MTSTPPPIPGIHHVTCIAGDPQENYEFYTDTLGLRLVKRSVNQDDPTTYHLFYADAEGSPGSSMTFFPWEGMQSGRVGAGQVSTTAFRVPEGSLDFWLDRFEEQGVDHDAPVKRFGERVLPFRDPDGLPLELVEGPDAGVPWTESVPEEAAIRGFHGVALAVRDVGPTAELLRTMGYTEVDGEAADDRTRFESSGDLGAVVDLVPTDREGTQGYGTVHHVAFRTPTDEDQAAWRDSLTDLGFQPTPVIDREWFHSVYFRGGTREANTGGVLFELATHEPGYTVDEPLDELGSSLVLPPKFESMRSQIEAALQPLSTDD
- a CDS encoding PaaI family thioesterase — encoded protein: MTDHTVELSLSAEEYDRLTDVADDPEAFVRAATLDRVEQEESVAFTQAGGFREADPEDRATDSDVPRPPVAALVGFDIESMGDGESLVTFEAGPEHANPMGTLHGGILCDVGDAAMGVAYASTLGPEESFTTLELDVNYLRPVWDARLEATGRVVSGGRTIGLVECDVHDEEGRLVARLSSTCMTLRGEGAAGR
- the yciH gene encoding stress response translation initiation inhibitor YciH — its product is MAKKDFSDVTGLPDDLGIGDDLARAEQHLTVRVESRRYGKPMTIVEGFEDDSVDLRELASTLKRRLATGGTVDGGHIELQGDHAARLPDVLREEGFQVD
- a CDS encoding serine/threonine-protein kinase RIO2 codes for the protein MVRNVAEFFRELEPEDFYLLSGLEHGMRFSRWVDRDRLTEFARLDGEEVDYRLDRCEDRGLVERKTIQYQGFRLTFEGYDALALRTFAERDTIEGFGAPLGVGKESDVYEVRSYKPLALKFHREGYTNFREVRKEREYTADNQHVSWFYTARKAAEREYEVLEALYPDVRVPRPIDQNRHAIVMEQLGGVELSKAGLDDRQVVGVLDLVLDEVDGAYRAGYVHADMSEYNVSVDTDGVTVFDWPQAVATDHENADELLDRDLENLLRYFERKYPQQVDDPDLAALATAIRDGEFESVRAFL
- a CDS encoding SDR family oxidoreductase, whose amino-acid sequence is MTDDLTEAPTLAREDFLTLDDPYFTRDNVALVTGGGSGIGQAVALGMAENGLTALATDIDEEGLEATAEKADDLGIEGVHTVEGDLTSDEDMDAIVEEAASLGDIKFLVNIAGLQHVAPIEDFPMEQYDLMHDAMLRAPLYLTKRCLPHIRDSEDGVGAVGNMCSIHGHYVTKDKVAYNMAKFGLRGLTQSIAAEGEGKVRAFTVSTAYVKTPLVTNQIADTAQERGISEEEVVEDVMLGQARVKEMMTPAEVANLFTFAFSENGKYLDGGDLLWDGGYTLTYE